One Pirellulales bacterium DNA window includes the following coding sequences:
- a CDS encoding TRAM domain-containing protein, whose amino-acid sequence LNDLSNSLKPVYLPGESTEVRIVKPGEEAGQGIGYLDDGTMVVVEGAREHVNQLVRVAVTSVLQTSAGRMVFGRYDGPARAA is encoded by the coding sequence CCTCAACGATTTGTCCAATTCGCTCAAGCCCGTCTATTTGCCTGGTGAATCGACCGAAGTGCGGATCGTGAAGCCTGGGGAAGAAGCCGGCCAAGGCATCGGTTATTTGGACGACGGCACGATGGTGGTGGTGGAAGGCGCCCGCGAACACGTGAACCAGTTGGTTCGCGTGGCCGTCACGAGTGTGCTGCAAACCAGCGCCGGCCGCATGGTGTTTGGCCGGTACGATGGCCCCGCCCGGGCCGCATAA